The Amycolatopsis mongoliensis genome includes a window with the following:
- a CDS encoding SEFIR domain-containing protein — MPEHEAPWVFVSYSHDTQEHKDHVRKFATFLHSRIGLEVVLDQWHDNHRIDWSLWATRHLKAADFILVVASPLYRARADGDAPPDEGRGAQFETAIIRNKLTKDLQDGTRRVLPVVLPGGSIDDIPEFLNPYSMTRYEITEFTDDGVADLLAAMTGRGKHPMPPRGRWLGGSQEPQPVLANELRWTGSSSGVQRTAAWIDGVRYEDSIVLRSSAAPGYVEVDLGGRYQRFSTVAGVLDDAADPFQVGRFRVLLDGRPRSEHEVAFGKPAAIDLDVTGALKLRLEMSRPGVAASPFGSAAVVITRRRGRPPELALGDPTVT, encoded by the coding sequence ATGCCCGAGCACGAGGCACCGTGGGTGTTCGTCAGCTATTCGCACGACACCCAGGAGCACAAGGACCACGTCCGGAAGTTCGCAACCTTCCTGCACAGCCGGATCGGCCTCGAAGTCGTGCTCGACCAGTGGCACGACAACCACCGCATCGACTGGTCACTGTGGGCCACCCGGCACCTCAAGGCGGCCGACTTCATCCTCGTCGTGGCCTCTCCCCTGTACCGGGCTCGAGCCGACGGCGACGCACCACCGGACGAAGGACGCGGTGCCCAGTTCGAGACCGCCATCATCCGCAACAAGCTGACCAAGGACCTCCAGGACGGCACCCGGCGGGTCCTGCCGGTCGTCCTGCCCGGCGGGTCGATCGACGACATTCCCGAGTTCCTCAACCCCTACTCGATGACGCGGTACGAGATCACGGAGTTCACCGACGACGGCGTCGCCGACCTGCTCGCCGCGATGACCGGGCGGGGGAAGCACCCCATGCCGCCACGCGGCCGGTGGCTCGGCGGGTCCCAGGAGCCGCAGCCGGTCCTCGCGAACGAGCTGCGGTGGACCGGCAGCAGCTCCGGGGTGCAGCGAACGGCGGCCTGGATCGACGGCGTGCGGTACGAGGACAGCATCGTGCTGCGTTCGAGCGCCGCGCCGGGGTACGTCGAGGTCGACCTCGGCGGCCGCTACCAGCGGTTCTCGACCGTCGCCGGGGTGCTCGACGACGCTGCCGATCCCTTCCAGGTCGGCCGGTTCCGCGTGCTCCTCGACGGCAGGCCCCGGTCCGAGCACGAAGTGGCGTTCGGGAAGCCGGCCGCGATCGACCTCGACGTCACCGGTGCGCTGAAACTGCGGCTCGAGATGTCGCGTCCGGGCGTCGCGGCGTCTCCGTTCGGCTCCGCGGCCGTCGTCATCACCCGGCGGCGGGGACGGCCGCCGGAGCTCGCCCTCGGGGATCCGACCGTCACCTGA
- a CDS encoding toll/interleukin-1 receptor domain-containing protein: protein MYQYDVFISYQRSGKDVPSWVRNHFHPRLTEVLDNNFYRDVRVFYDDRIPTGANWPEQLRSALQRSRVLVPVCSPKYFKDEWCLAEWHSMAEREVLGQDSQESPPQLIYPVIFCDSWNFPDYANARRMRDLHKWNQPFEHFQTAPAYLDFNEQIGQIAKELEELIERAPDWRDDWPVLTPAPEPPKRARMPRF from the coding sequence GTGTACCAGTACGACGTCTTCATCAGCTACCAACGTTCGGGCAAGGATGTCCCTTCGTGGGTGCGAAATCATTTTCACCCGCGGTTGACCGAGGTGCTCGACAACAACTTCTACCGAGACGTCCGGGTTTTCTATGACGACCGGATCCCGACGGGTGCGAACTGGCCCGAGCAGCTGCGGTCGGCGCTTCAGCGCAGTCGCGTGCTGGTGCCGGTGTGCTCTCCGAAGTACTTCAAGGACGAGTGGTGCTTGGCCGAGTGGCACTCGATGGCGGAGCGGGAAGTGCTCGGCCAAGACTCGCAGGAGAGCCCGCCGCAGCTCATCTACCCGGTGATCTTCTGCGATTCGTGGAACTTCCCCGACTACGCCAACGCGCGGCGGATGCGTGACCTCCACAAGTGGAACCAGCCCTTCGAACACTTCCAGACCGCACCGGCGTACCTCGACTTCAACGAACAGATCGGGCAGATCGCCAAGGAGCTGGAGGAGCTCATCGAACGGGCGCCGGACTGGCGTGACGACTGGCCGGTGCTCACCCCGGCCCCGGAACCGCCGAAGCGGGCACGGATGCCGAGGTTTTGA
- a CDS encoding CATRA system-associated protein: MPGSVFTFYSYKGGVGRSFTLANIAVLLARWGHRVLCLDWDLEAPGLGDYFREQLPRAPRGGVVDLVDDFRAGRFEPKKYILPLKNVDVLDFIAAGREDRGYIGQVQGIDWDGLYDEGFGEYLEKCRDQWTAEYDFVFIDSRTGISDIGGICTAHLPDHLVMLFTANRQSIGGAMDVARRADAARNLLPFDRSRLTVLPVLSRFDSREEYGRSEEWRKIVVGETSELYRTWLDQSVAPATMSRHLTLPYVSYWSFGEQLPVLSEKTPSADQIGFALETVAAVIACRLDRTDLLAENRDAYVSAVRASRQEFKHDLRVSIPRSSVGMANELVAELEKLEVRVGKSLSGDRSLLARAEDDARHLCLLVDGKVSRWQAAEVELFLHRTLGQDRRVIPILTAGTEAGMLPGYVGNLRYLRLGASRGSAEVARDLVGQLKGFTPLVETDDDLDLATVLGQARGSRLRPSRWDLVDELVTALQSAVGAGDGGRTKELAADLAVATKPRPPNGDDQHAAPPRVRQSIDWLLRTLEARAKTTTQHPNHRKDLG, translated from the coding sequence ATGCCGGGATCGGTCTTCACGTTCTACTCCTACAAAGGCGGGGTCGGCCGGAGCTTCACCCTGGCCAACATCGCCGTACTGCTTGCGCGCTGGGGCCACCGGGTGCTCTGCCTGGACTGGGACCTCGAAGCGCCCGGCCTCGGCGACTACTTCCGGGAACAGCTACCCCGCGCGCCGCGCGGAGGTGTGGTCGACCTCGTCGACGACTTCCGCGCCGGCCGTTTCGAGCCGAAGAAGTACATCCTTCCGCTGAAGAACGTGGACGTGCTGGACTTCATCGCTGCGGGCCGTGAGGACCGCGGGTACATCGGCCAGGTGCAGGGAATCGACTGGGACGGTCTCTACGACGAGGGCTTCGGCGAGTACCTCGAAAAGTGCCGCGACCAGTGGACCGCCGAATACGACTTCGTCTTCATCGACAGCCGGACCGGGATCTCCGACATCGGGGGCATCTGCACGGCGCACCTGCCGGACCACCTCGTCATGCTGTTCACGGCGAACAGGCAGAGCATCGGCGGCGCGATGGACGTCGCCCGGCGGGCGGACGCGGCCAGGAATCTGCTGCCGTTCGACCGCTCGCGGCTGACCGTCCTGCCAGTGCTGTCGCGGTTCGACAGCCGGGAGGAGTACGGCCGGTCGGAGGAGTGGCGGAAGATCGTCGTCGGCGAGACGTCCGAGTTGTACCGGACGTGGCTCGACCAGTCCGTCGCGCCCGCGACGATGTCCCGCCACCTCACACTGCCGTACGTGTCCTACTGGAGTTTCGGCGAGCAGTTGCCGGTGCTGTCGGAGAAGACGCCGAGTGCGGACCAGATCGGGTTCGCGCTGGAGACGGTGGCAGCGGTGATCGCGTGCCGGCTCGACCGCACCGACCTGCTGGCCGAGAACCGAGACGCCTACGTGTCCGCAGTGCGGGCGAGCCGGCAGGAGTTCAAGCACGACCTGCGGGTCAGCATCCCACGTTCGTCGGTCGGCATGGCGAACGAGCTGGTCGCCGAGCTGGAGAAGCTCGAAGTCCGCGTGGGGAAGTCGCTGTCGGGTGATCGTTCACTGCTTGCGCGGGCCGAGGACGACGCGCGGCACCTGTGCCTGCTCGTCGACGGCAAGGTGAGCCGCTGGCAGGCGGCCGAGGTCGAGCTGTTCCTGCACCGCACCCTCGGCCAGGACCGCCGGGTGATCCCGATCTTGACGGCGGGTACCGAGGCGGGGATGCTGCCGGGCTACGTCGGCAACCTCAGGTATCTGCGCTTGGGCGCTTCCCGCGGCTCGGCCGAGGTGGCCCGCGACCTGGTTGGCCAGCTGAAGGGCTTCACCCCGCTCGTCGAGACGGACGACGACCTCGACCTCGCCACAGTGCTCGGCCAGGCGCGCGGATCTCGGCTGCGCCCGTCCCGTTGGGACCTGGTGGACGAGCTGGTCACCGCCCTGCAGTCGGCAGTCGGGGCCGGTGACGGCGGGCGGACGAAGGAGCTCGCGGCGGACCTCGCAGTGGCAACCAAGCCCCGGCCCCCGAACGGCGACGACCAGCACGCGGCACCGCCGAGGGTCCGCCAGTCGATCGACTGGCTCCTGCGGACCCTCGAGGCCCGCGCAAAGACCACGACGCAGCACCCGAACCACCGGAAGGATCTCGGATGA
- a CDS encoding helicase HerA domain-containing protein, with protein MDELTALATLRFDWADTPDHVWRDSPYHVDGLHADALDALDTGIRDAIASDGPSPIGLVLRGLKGVGKTHLLGLVRRHVHRARGYFFLDDVTAAEAFWDNTAEALRRGLSRLDESGESQLKSFLLRVCLRAQVGADVTTTIRRGRGLKVDDLEAFVDGVRRLDEMVADRCEDTARALVLIASRDRGSKYIGEDYLDGNDELTAEAREWNIYSRPKPSRVLVEEITQLLSLTGPVVIAVDQLDTLVARSMRRTQEIGDSVEEDLLVAQIADGLMGLREVTHKTLTVLACLPSTWEQIKTKAAGTVPDRFRESVTLGRITDAGVGRALVEKRLGVAYQAMDFMPPHPTWPVAPSAFEGTWEQWTPRELLKRIGAHIDVCLRSKQIRELSSFDERVPVAVAPVRTALENDRFGELDTEFERVKAEVDPGKLLTEKTEDKVMPGLLSAALRCWIAEVGDDDLEWSCEHQNGRSEVHAWLTRTIDETADLQEHWAFRAIAARQPLAALSRFRKARSAAGQRLGVDNRHLVIIREPKWSRGEKTQLELDEFRKAGGRSMPLSDKDVRTFWALDRMLGNGGRELHEWLIDRRPASRSDLLSAVLPEKPSGQPTEGTHPPPVDGEITLGTVVGSGEPVRVELSALRKHAAVFAGSGSGKTVLLRRIVEECALLGVSAIVLDPNNDLARLGDAWPTPPDGWGPDDAQLAKRYLAETDVVVWTPGRATGRPLAFQPLPDFAGVLDDSDEFAAAVEVAVATLAPQARLTGSTAKTNIGLAVLRQAVVRHARTGSRSLPELIELLTELPEDVSNLNDAPRIAAGLAEVLKAAMVNDPLFAGGGEPVDPGALLTPAPGKRARVSVISFVGLQADEQRQNFVNQLQMELFAWIKRNPAGDRPLGALFVMDEAQTMAASGTLTASTRSTIVLASQARKYGLGLLFATQAPKGLHNQVVGNAMTQFFGRLNSPAQIAAANDLARAKGSPVADISRLERAQFYVAGEAFGFRQVATPLCLSYHPASPLRLEEVIARARDEQE; from the coding sequence ATGGACGAGCTGACGGCGCTGGCAACACTGCGGTTCGACTGGGCGGACACACCCGACCATGTCTGGCGGGATTCGCCCTACCACGTTGACGGGCTGCACGCCGATGCACTCGACGCACTCGACACCGGCATTCGCGACGCCATCGCCAGCGACGGACCCAGCCCCATCGGACTCGTTCTGCGTGGGCTGAAAGGCGTCGGCAAGACCCACCTCCTGGGCCTCGTCCGCAGGCACGTGCACCGCGCGCGGGGATACTTCTTCCTCGATGACGTGACCGCCGCCGAAGCGTTCTGGGACAACACGGCCGAGGCACTGCGTCGTGGCCTGTCCCGGCTGGACGAATCGGGCGAGTCGCAGCTGAAGAGCTTTCTTCTACGAGTGTGCTTGCGAGCTCAAGTCGGCGCCGATGTCACGACGACCATCCGGCGTGGGCGCGGGCTGAAGGTGGACGACCTCGAAGCCTTCGTCGACGGAGTACGTCGCCTGGACGAGATGGTTGCCGATCGGTGTGAGGACACCGCGCGAGCGCTTGTGCTCATCGCCAGCCGGGACCGCGGTTCAAAATACATCGGTGAGGATTACCTGGACGGAAACGACGAGCTCACCGCCGAAGCTCGGGAGTGGAATATCTATTCACGGCCCAAACCCTCGCGTGTGCTCGTCGAGGAGATCACTCAGCTCCTCTCCCTCACCGGTCCGGTCGTGATTGCCGTGGATCAGCTCGACACGCTGGTCGCGCGATCGATGAGGCGCACTCAGGAGATCGGCGACAGCGTCGAGGAGGACCTGCTCGTGGCGCAGATCGCCGACGGGCTCATGGGGCTGCGGGAGGTCACCCACAAGACCCTGACCGTCTTGGCATGTCTGCCCAGTACTTGGGAACAGATCAAGACGAAGGCGGCGGGCACCGTTCCTGACCGGTTCCGGGAGTCGGTGACGCTCGGCCGGATCACCGACGCCGGCGTCGGTCGGGCCTTGGTGGAGAAACGGCTCGGGGTGGCCTACCAGGCCATGGACTTCATGCCACCCCATCCGACCTGGCCCGTCGCTCCGTCGGCGTTCGAAGGAACGTGGGAACAGTGGACCCCGCGGGAACTTCTGAAGCGCATCGGCGCCCACATCGACGTGTGTCTGCGCAGCAAGCAGATCCGGGAACTCAGCTCTTTCGACGAGCGGGTCCCGGTGGCAGTGGCCCCGGTGCGGACGGCCCTGGAGAACGACCGCTTCGGCGAGCTCGACACCGAATTCGAGAGGGTGAAGGCGGAAGTCGATCCGGGAAAGCTGCTCACCGAAAAGACCGAGGACAAGGTGATGCCAGGTCTTCTGTCGGCCGCGCTGCGTTGCTGGATCGCCGAAGTCGGCGACGACGACCTGGAATGGTCGTGCGAACACCAGAACGGGCGCAGCGAGGTGCACGCCTGGCTCACCCGGACAATCGACGAGACGGCCGACCTCCAAGAGCACTGGGCGTTCCGGGCGATAGCCGCTCGGCAACCCCTCGCCGCGCTGAGCCGGTTCCGGAAAGCTCGGTCCGCCGCGGGACAGCGGCTGGGGGTGGACAACCGCCATCTCGTGATCATCCGCGAACCGAAGTGGTCGCGGGGCGAAAAGACCCAGCTGGAACTCGACGAGTTCCGGAAGGCGGGCGGCCGGAGCATGCCGCTCTCCGACAAGGACGTGCGCACCTTCTGGGCCCTCGATCGAATGCTCGGCAACGGTGGCCGTGAGCTGCACGAGTGGCTGATCGACCGCCGTCCCGCGAGCCGGTCGGATCTGTTGTCCGCCGTTCTTCCGGAGAAGCCGTCGGGGCAGCCCACCGAAGGGACGCATCCGCCGCCGGTGGACGGGGAGATCACGCTCGGCACCGTCGTCGGCTCGGGGGAGCCGGTGCGGGTCGAACTCTCCGCCCTCCGCAAACACGCCGCCGTGTTCGCCGGTTCCGGTTCGGGGAAGACCGTGCTGCTCAGGCGGATCGTGGAGGAGTGCGCTCTCCTGGGGGTCTCCGCGATCGTCCTGGACCCGAACAACGACCTCGCCCGGCTCGGTGACGCCTGGCCCACGCCGCCCGACGGCTGGGGGCCTGACGACGCCCAGCTGGCGAAACGGTACCTGGCCGAAACCGACGTCGTCGTCTGGACACCGGGCCGGGCGACCGGGCGGCCGCTCGCGTTCCAGCCGCTGCCGGACTTCGCCGGCGTCCTCGACGACTCCGACGAGTTCGCGGCGGCGGTCGAGGTGGCGGTGGCGACACTGGCGCCCCAGGCTCGGCTGACCGGGAGCACCGCGAAGACGAACATCGGGCTCGCCGTGCTGCGGCAGGCCGTAGTGCGGCACGCGCGGACCGGGTCGCGCAGCCTGCCCGAGCTGATCGAGCTGCTGACCGAGCTGCCCGAGGACGTCAGCAACCTCAACGACGCCCCGCGCATCGCGGCCGGCTTGGCCGAGGTGCTGAAGGCGGCGATGGTCAACGACCCGCTGTTCGCGGGCGGCGGCGAGCCGGTGGACCCGGGCGCGCTGCTCACCCCGGCTCCCGGCAAGCGGGCCCGGGTGTCGGTGATCAGCTTCGTCGGCCTGCAGGCCGACGAGCAGCGGCAGAACTTCGTGAACCAGCTGCAGATGGAGCTGTTCGCGTGGATCAAGCGCAACCCGGCGGGCGACCGGCCGCTGGGCGCGTTGTTCGTGATGGACGAAGCCCAGACGATGGCGGCGTCGGGCACCCTTACGGCGAGCACGCGCAGCACGATCGTCCTCGCCTCGCAGGCGCGCAAGTACGGCTTGGGCCTGCTGTTCGCGACCCAGGCGCCCAAGGGGCTGCACAACCAGGTGGTCGGCAACGCGATGACGCAGTTCTTCGGCCGCCTGAACAGCCCGGCCCAGATCGCGGCGGCCAACGACCTGGCCCGGGCCAAGGGAAGCCCCGTCGCGGACATCTCACGCCTGGAGCGCGCCCAGTTCTACGTGGCGGGGGAGGCGTTCGGGTTCCGCCAGGTGGCGACGCCGCTGTGCCTGTCCTACCACCCGGCCAGCCCCCTTCGCCTGGAGGAGGTGATCGCCCGGGCGCGCGATGAGCAGGAGTGA
- a CDS encoding Crp/Fnr family transcriptional regulator yields MSARTRQRFLELGTTVTYGARQHVFRQGEESHHVLVVLDGLVKVFVDTEFGRPVLLGLRGRGDLLGEMAMLEHRRRSADVVTCTPARVKLIGNAQLTTFFDRRPDAWAAMAGSLSQRLSGANVRRAEFVACPAPVRVGRVLAEIARAYGVRTPDGWDLDVGLTQTEIASLAGVALATFEKALHRLHRSGLVHRKSRRIVVDDLAGLSRFGVADRANPYQYGIRDEDVAQS; encoded by the coding sequence ATGTCCGCCCGCACCCGGCAACGGTTCCTCGAACTCGGCACCACGGTCACCTACGGCGCGCGCCAGCACGTCTTCCGGCAGGGGGAGGAAAGCCACCACGTACTGGTCGTGCTCGACGGGCTGGTGAAAGTGTTCGTGGACACCGAGTTCGGCCGGCCGGTCCTCCTCGGCCTGCGCGGCCGCGGTGACTTGCTGGGCGAAATGGCGATGCTGGAGCACCGCCGACGCTCCGCGGACGTGGTGACCTGCACGCCTGCCCGCGTCAAACTGATCGGGAACGCGCAGCTGACGACGTTCTTCGACCGCAGGCCCGACGCGTGGGCCGCGATGGCCGGCTCGCTCAGCCAGCGGCTGTCCGGAGCGAACGTCCGCCGGGCGGAGTTCGTCGCGTGCCCTGCGCCGGTGCGGGTCGGCCGGGTCCTCGCCGAAATCGCGCGCGCCTACGGAGTCCGGACACCGGACGGCTGGGATCTCGACGTCGGGCTGACGCAGACCGAGATCGCTTCGCTGGCCGGGGTCGCGCTGGCGACGTTCGAGAAAGCTCTGCACCGGTTGCACCGATCCGGTCTGGTGCACCGGAAATCCCGACGGATCGTAGTCGACGACCTCGCGGGGCTGTCCCGGTTCGGCGTAGCCGACCGGGCGAACCCGTATCAATACGGGATCAGGGACGAAGACGTGGCTCAGAGTTAG
- a CDS encoding Crp/Fnr family transcriptional regulator encodes MSDHLTRFPPGSLLAGLPPKAASALLTLGTAREFGPETVLLREGEPSTHVLLLVEGCVKVTGTTPEGRLALLAIRVGGDLVGELAALDGQPRIATVTTAGRVRARSAGQAEFRRCLAETPALALAVSGSVGAKLRWATRRRIDFGSREVKIRLARVLVELAASYGVPAGSTVELGVSLTQPELAALVGAAEPTVHRALALLRRENIVETGYRRLCVRDQARLAAVAGG; translated from the coding sequence TTGAGTGATCACCTCACGCGGTTCCCGCCGGGAAGCCTCTTGGCGGGTCTGCCACCGAAAGCCGCCTCGGCGTTGCTGACTCTCGGCACCGCACGCGAATTCGGCCCCGAGACCGTACTGCTCCGCGAAGGGGAGCCGAGCACTCACGTGCTGCTGCTGGTCGAAGGCTGTGTGAAGGTCACCGGGACGACGCCGGAAGGCCGGCTGGCGCTGCTGGCCATCCGGGTCGGCGGGGACCTGGTGGGCGAACTGGCGGCGCTCGACGGCCAGCCCCGGATCGCCACGGTGACCACCGCCGGCCGGGTGCGCGCGCGGTCCGCCGGGCAGGCCGAGTTCCGGCGGTGCCTGGCGGAGACGCCGGCCTTGGCGCTGGCGGTGTCCGGCAGCGTGGGGGCCAAGCTGCGCTGGGCGACCCGCCGCCGGATCGACTTCGGCAGCCGGGAGGTCAAGATCCGGCTCGCCCGGGTGCTGGTCGAGCTCGCCGCGTCCTACGGGGTCCCGGCCGGCTCGACCGTCGAACTCGGCGTCTCGCTGACCCAGCCCGAACTCGCCGCCCTGGTGGGCGCGGCGGAGCCGACCGTGCACCGCGCCCTCGCGCTTCTGCGCCGCGAGAACATCGTCGAGACCGGGTACCGCCGGCTGTGCGTCCGCGACCAGGCGCGGCTCGCCGCCGTGGCGGGCGGTTGA
- a CDS encoding 3-oxoacyl-ACP synthase III family protein — protein MTGLPVPVAITGTGVHLPPEVVTNAELAATLDTSDEWIVSRTGIRARRRLAPDRATSDMCVAAARPALAAAGVTARDVDAIIVGPYTSDQPLPSTALIVKEALGADRALTLDVTQTACANGVQALFLAAHLPQTSAARTVLVLAADCAARVTNSADRTTRVFFGDAAGAAILTRASAPQGGLLGWDFGSELSYDVEIPAAGEYPKMNGRAVWNTATRCLPDSILRATDNAAVPVEEVTHFFLHQANLNIIQAALDKLGVPLARAPITVQSLGNTGSAGVFTALHERFGAGRSPPETRTWCRRSAPVSSGAPCVSATCDVTRGPGLAGATRRTSCPEPADAARPGFRGAGRLVSRWAGQNCSPDWTRRIAAISPLGLCRRPLTP, from the coding sequence GTGACCGGCCTGCCCGTTCCCGTCGCGATCACGGGTACCGGAGTCCACCTGCCGCCGGAGGTCGTCACCAACGCCGAACTCGCGGCGACGCTGGACACTTCGGACGAGTGGATCGTCAGCCGCACCGGCATCCGCGCCCGCCGCCGGCTGGCGCCGGACCGGGCGACGTCGGACATGTGCGTGGCGGCGGCCCGCCCGGCACTGGCCGCGGCCGGCGTCACCGCCCGCGACGTCGACGCGATCATCGTCGGGCCCTACACCTCCGACCAGCCGCTGCCGTCGACGGCCCTGATCGTCAAGGAGGCGCTGGGCGCGGACCGCGCGCTCACACTGGACGTCACGCAGACGGCGTGCGCGAACGGGGTCCAGGCACTGTTCCTGGCGGCGCACCTGCCGCAGACGTCGGCGGCCCGGACGGTCCTGGTGCTGGCGGCCGACTGCGCGGCCCGGGTGACGAACTCGGCGGACCGCACGACGAGGGTGTTCTTCGGCGACGCGGCGGGGGCGGCGATCCTGACGCGCGCATCGGCGCCACAGGGCGGCCTGCTGGGCTGGGACTTCGGCTCGGAGCTGTCCTACGACGTCGAGATCCCGGCGGCCGGCGAATACCCGAAGATGAACGGCAGAGCGGTCTGGAACACGGCGACCCGCTGCCTGCCGGACAGCATCCTCCGGGCGACGGACAACGCGGCGGTACCGGTGGAGGAGGTCACGCACTTCTTCCTGCACCAGGCGAACCTGAACATCATCCAGGCGGCCCTGGACAAGCTCGGGGTTCCGTTGGCGAGGGCACCGATCACGGTGCAGAGCCTGGGCAACACGGGATCGGCGGGCGTGTTCACGGCATTGCACGAGCGCTTCGGCGCGGGGCGGTCGCCCCCGGAGACACGTACGTGGTGTCGTCGATCAGCGCCGGTTTCCAGTGGGGCACCTTGTGTTTCCGCCACGTGTGACGTGACTCGTGGCCCCGGCTTGGCCGGGGCCACGCGCCGGACTTCGTGCCCGGAACCGGCTGACGCAGCCCGGCCCGGCTTCCGCGGCGCCGGTCGGCTCGTCAGCCGCTGGGCGGGTCAAAACTGCTCGCCGGATTGGACGCGCAGGATCGCCGCGATCTCACCTCTGGGCCTTTGCCGACGGCCTCTCACACCATAG
- a CDS encoding ThiF family adenylyltransferase — protein sequence MAWYPWSGRLVHVLPREEFRLVRTDRNRGRIERPEQRSLFGKRIGIIGPSVGNSAALTFALEGIGGAYRLADFDDFGLSSLNRLRGGVHDLGVNKAVLSARQMVEIDPYLDIEIQRDGLNPDTIEEFFRGGIDLLVEECDTPWVKIAAREYAGDLGILIVMDCNDRGMLDVERFDEEPDRPLLHGLLGDVKSVDLLELGRREKVELILAMVDAERINLELAASFGELGRTLSSWPQLASGVALGGALCGEAARRILLGQPCGSGRFYTDLDRQLHPSRNVYAGGAR from the coding sequence TTGGCCTGGTACCCGTGGTCCGGGCGGCTCGTGCACGTGCTGCCCCGGGAGGAGTTCCGGCTGGTGCGCACCGACCGTAACCGGGGCCGGATCGAGCGGCCCGAGCAGCGCAGCCTGTTCGGCAAGCGGATCGGGATCATCGGGCCGTCGGTGGGCAACAGCGCGGCGCTGACGTTCGCGCTGGAAGGCATCGGCGGTGCGTACCGGCTGGCCGACTTCGACGACTTCGGCCTGTCGAGCCTGAACCGGCTGCGCGGCGGGGTGCACGACCTCGGCGTCAACAAAGCGGTGCTGTCGGCGCGCCAGATGGTCGAGATCGACCCGTACCTCGACATCGAGATCCAGCGCGACGGCCTGAACCCGGACACCATCGAGGAGTTCTTCCGCGGCGGGATCGACCTCCTCGTCGAGGAGTGCGACACACCGTGGGTGAAGATCGCGGCCCGCGAGTACGCGGGCGACCTCGGCATCCTGATCGTGATGGACTGCAACGACCGCGGCATGCTCGACGTCGAGCGGTTCGACGAAGAGCCCGACCGGCCGCTGCTGCACGGGCTGCTCGGCGACGTGAAGTCCGTCGACCTGCTCGAGCTCGGCCGCCGGGAGAAGGTCGAGCTGATCCTCGCGATGGTCGACGCGGAGCGGATCAACCTGGAGCTGGCGGCGTCGTTCGGCGAGCTGGGCCGTACTTTGAGCAGCTGGCCGCAGCTGGCGTCCGGCGTCGCGCTCGGCGGGGCGCTGTGCGGTGAGGCGGCCCGGCGCATCCTGCTCGGCCAGCCCTGCGGGTCCGGCCGGTTCTACACCGACCTCGACCGGCAGCTGCACCCGTCCCGGAACGTCTACGCCGGAGGGGCCCGGTGA
- a CDS encoding dihydrofolate reductase family protein, with translation MTGPIRLYMTMSLDGFVAGPDDRAGQEMGRGGFRLFDWLDDRHGDGPSRQVFAEAMATGALISGRRTFELAGRWGGDHHDGVPIHVLTHHVDPGDTPPGSARFFTDVVACAEEARAAAGERAVMVHGAGAAQALLEAGLLDELELHVVPVLLGAGRRLFGDGDLIELDLVRQLADRGVLHLRYVVRR, from the coding sequence ATGACCGGACCGATCAGGCTCTACATGACGATGTCGCTCGACGGCTTCGTGGCGGGGCCGGACGACCGCGCGGGACAGGAAATGGGACGCGGTGGCTTCCGCTTGTTCGACTGGCTGGACGACCGCCACGGCGACGGGCCGAGCAGGCAGGTGTTCGCCGAGGCGATGGCGACGGGCGCGCTGATCTCCGGCCGGCGGACGTTCGAGCTGGCCGGCCGCTGGGGCGGCGACCACCACGACGGCGTCCCGATCCACGTGCTGACCCACCACGTCGACCCGGGCGACACCCCGCCCGGGAGCGCGCGGTTCTTCACGGACGTGGTCGCGTGCGCGGAAGAGGCGCGCGCCGCGGCGGGCGAGCGCGCGGTCATGGTCCACGGCGCGGGTGCGGCGCAGGCGCTGCTGGAAGCGGGGCTGCTGGACGAACTGGAACTGCACGTCGTGCCGGTGCTGCTCGGCGCCGGCCGCCGGTTGTTCGGGGACGGGGACCTGATCGAGCTGGACCTGGTGCGGCAACTGGCGGATCGCGGCGTACTCCACTTGCGGTACGTCGTGCGCCGGTGA